Proteins encoded within one genomic window of Cellulomonas flavigena DSM 20109:
- a CDS encoding aminotransferase class I/II-fold pyridoxal phosphate-dependent enzyme has protein sequence MSPQELADLVADRSPRGIAATIARLVHAGDLLPGDRLPTVRELAGALGVSPATVGSAWQTLASAGLVISRGRAGTSVLPGPAGRLPPRYRDLADAPAARLDLAAGSPDPELLPDLAPALSRVASRRHGRPASGYLDDPVVPELERLLRSSWPFLPQRLTVVDGAVDALSRVLEQVSGFGDRVAVEDPGFPPVLDLLDHLGLERLPVPLDTHGPRPEALESAVAAGARVVILQPRAQNPTGVSTTPTRARELAAVLRPVAGQVWVVEDDHSGEIASSRDVSLGQLLPDRVVHVRSYSKSHGPDLRIAAVGGPAVVLDGLVARRMLGPGWTSRLLQHVLADLLTDAPAVEAVAHARRVYHGRQRALCAALARHGLALAPGDGINLWVPVRDEQTALVKLEAAGVRVARGRPFVVDPTRSPGFVRVTVGVLRAEDVEHVAAALAQAARA, from the coding sequence GACCTCCTGCCCGGCGACCGCCTCCCGACCGTGCGCGAGCTCGCGGGCGCGCTCGGCGTCAGCCCGGCCACGGTGGGCTCGGCGTGGCAGACGCTCGCGTCGGCCGGGCTGGTCATCTCGCGCGGGCGGGCCGGCACCTCGGTGCTCCCCGGACCGGCGGGACGTCTGCCCCCGCGGTACCGCGACCTGGCCGACGCGCCCGCGGCGCGGCTCGACCTGGCGGCCGGGAGCCCCGACCCCGAGCTCCTGCCCGACCTCGCGCCGGCGCTCTCCCGCGTGGCGTCCCGCCGGCACGGCCGGCCGGCGTCCGGCTACCTCGACGACCCCGTCGTGCCCGAGCTCGAGCGGCTCCTGCGCTCGTCGTGGCCGTTCCTGCCGCAGCGGCTCACGGTCGTCGACGGCGCCGTGGACGCGCTCAGCCGCGTCCTGGAGCAGGTCAGCGGCTTCGGCGACCGCGTGGCCGTCGAGGACCCCGGCTTCCCGCCCGTGCTCGACCTGCTCGACCACCTGGGCCTCGAGCGGCTGCCGGTCCCCCTCGACACGCACGGCCCGCGACCCGAGGCCCTCGAGTCGGCGGTCGCGGCCGGCGCGCGCGTCGTCATCCTGCAGCCGCGCGCGCAGAACCCGACGGGCGTGAGCACCACGCCGACGCGGGCGCGCGAGCTCGCGGCCGTCCTGCGACCGGTCGCCGGCCAGGTCTGGGTCGTCGAGGACGACCACTCGGGCGAGATCGCGTCGTCGCGCGACGTGAGCCTGGGCCAGCTGCTGCCGGACCGCGTCGTCCACGTGCGCTCCTACTCCAAGTCGCACGGCCCCGACCTGCGCATCGCCGCCGTGGGCGGGCCCGCCGTGGTGCTCGACGGGCTCGTCGCCCGTCGCATGCTCGGCCCGGGCTGGACCAGCCGGCTGCTGCAGCACGTGCTCGCGGACCTGCTGACGGACGCCCCGGCCGTCGAGGCCGTCGCGCACGCCCGGCGCGTCTACCACGGGCGGCAGCGGGCGCTCTGCGCCGCGCTGGCCCGTCACGGGCTGGCGCTGGCGCCGGGCGACGGCATCAACCTGTGGGTGCCGGTGCGCGACGAGCAGACCGCGCTCGTCAAGCTCGAGGCAGCCGGGGTGCGGGTGGCGCGGGGCCGGCCGTTCGTCGTCGACCCCACGCGGTCGCCGGGGTTCGTCCGCGTGACCGTCGGTGTGCTGCGGGCGGAGGACGTCGAGCACGTCGCCGCGGCGCTCGCCCAGGCCGCGCGCGCCTGA
- a CDS encoding putative F420-0 ABC transporter permease subunit: MLTPRTPPPGPAPQRAAAGAGAGPRAPRRPPLALLVTLGAGALVATLLVAVTIGPADVAVGEVVRSVLAHLGLRPADVPRLHDAIVWDLRLPRVLTAAAVGAGLAVAGAVMQSLTRNPLADPYLLGLSSGASLGAVAVLVLGVALLLPVAAFAGALLALVATLTLARTGGTLTPTRAVLAGLAVSQLAAAATSFVVFWTATGDSYREILSWLMGSLAGATWSSAAIAGTALLVVGTVVLLAAGRLDAFAFGDTAAAALGVDVDRTRWTMMTLVALLTGAMVAVSGAIGFVGLVLPHAVSVVTGPAHRRLLPVAALAGAVLLVWADTLARTVFDPRELPVGIVTALIGVPVFAVLLRRGRGGSWS, from the coding sequence ATGCTCACCCCTCGCACGCCGCCGCCCGGCCCGGCGCCGCAGCGCGCGGCCGCCGGTGCCGGGGCCGGCCCGCGCGCACCGCGGCGGCCCCCGCTCGCGCTGCTCGTCACCCTCGGGGCGGGCGCCCTGGTCGCGACGCTGCTGGTCGCGGTGACGATCGGGCCCGCGGACGTCGCGGTCGGCGAGGTCGTGCGGTCGGTGCTCGCGCACCTGGGCCTGCGCCCGGCGGACGTGCCGCGGCTGCACGACGCGATCGTGTGGGACCTGCGCCTGCCCCGCGTGCTCACGGCTGCCGCGGTCGGCGCGGGCCTGGCCGTCGCGGGCGCCGTCATGCAGTCGCTCACGCGCAACCCGCTGGCCGACCCGTACCTGCTGGGGCTGTCGTCGGGCGCGTCGCTGGGTGCGGTGGCGGTGCTGGTCCTGGGCGTGGCGCTGCTGCTGCCCGTGGCGGCGTTCGCCGGGGCGCTGCTCGCGCTCGTCGCGACGCTCACGCTCGCGCGTACCGGCGGCACCCTCACACCGACGCGGGCGGTGCTGGCCGGGCTGGCGGTGTCGCAGCTCGCGGCCGCAGCGACGTCGTTCGTCGTCTTCTGGACGGCGACGGGTGACTCGTACCGGGAGATCCTGTCGTGGCTCATGGGGTCGCTCGCGGGGGCGACGTGGTCGTCCGCGGCCATCGCGGGCACCGCGCTGCTCGTGGTCGGCACGGTCGTGCTGCTGGCGGCGGGGCGGCTCGACGCGTTCGCGTTCGGGGACACCGCGGCGGCCGCGCTGGGTGTCGACGTGGACCGGACGCGCTGGACGATGATGACGCTCGTGGCTCTCCTGACGGGCGCGATGGTGGCGGTGTCCGGCGCGATCGGGTTCGTCGGGCTGGTGCTGCCGCACGCGGTGTCCGTGGTGACGGGCCCGGCGCACCGGCGGCTGCTGCCGGTCGCCGCGCTGGCCGGGGCGGTGCTGCTGGTGTGGGCGGACACGCTGGCGCGCACGGTGTTCGACCCGCGCGAGCTCCCGGTCGGCATCGTCACGGCGCTCATCGGGGTGCCGGTGTTCGCGGTGCTGCTGCGACGCGGGCGGGGTGGCTCGTGGAGCTGA
- a CDS encoding cellulose binding domain-containing protein, translating into MSRTRSRTAALLGTVTLVAAGVVAAATAPAHAAQTITNVAYAPAEPSGSRGHLLDLYIPDGNGPFPLVLWSTGSAWSSDDGKSGASAIAQQLNPRGIAVAGVSVRSASQAKFPAQVHDIKSATRFLRSNAAQYRLNPNQFASMGDSSGGWVAAMAAVSNGNAYLEGTVGTTGVSSDVQAGVDFFGPTDFARLKEQDPGGFIDHDSPSAPEGQLLGCATPTCPDKVRQANPLTYVDAQDPPMLLLHGQADNVVPHAQTVIFYDALKAACVDTQFFSVPGAGHSHADVTSSSRFGRQTVRTVEGCRETVTQGTPNPSWDTIAAFLKDAWAGGTSTPTPTPTPTTSPTPSPTDSPTPTPTFSPTPSPTPSPTPTPTPTPGTGNGCSATYRVVNAWPNGFVSEVKVTAGGASLSGWRVSMTLPGGQATQVWNGQSSGGVVSNAPWNGSLGAGQSTTFGFQGTGSGEGATVSCSAS; encoded by the coding sequence ATGTCGAGAACCCGCAGCAGGACGGCTGCACTGCTGGGGACGGTCACGCTGGTCGCGGCAGGCGTCGTCGCCGCGGCCACCGCCCCCGCACACGCCGCCCAGACCATCACCAACGTCGCCTACGCACCGGCGGAGCCCTCCGGCAGCCGGGGCCACCTCCTGGACCTCTACATCCCCGACGGCAACGGCCCGTTTCCCCTCGTCCTGTGGTCGACCGGGTCGGCGTGGTCGTCCGACGACGGCAAGTCGGGCGCGAGCGCCATCGCCCAGCAGCTCAACCCCCGCGGCATCGCCGTCGCGGGCGTCAGCGTGCGCTCGGCCTCGCAGGCGAAGTTCCCCGCGCAGGTCCACGACATCAAGTCGGCCACGCGGTTCCTGCGCAGCAACGCGGCGCAGTACCGGCTGAACCCGAACCAGTTCGCCAGCATGGGCGACTCGTCGGGCGGCTGGGTGGCCGCGATGGCTGCGGTGTCCAACGGCAACGCGTACCTCGAGGGCACCGTCGGCACGACCGGCGTCTCGAGCGACGTGCAGGCCGGCGTCGACTTCTTCGGCCCCACCGACTTCGCGCGGCTCAAGGAGCAGGACCCGGGTGGCTTCATCGACCACGACAGCCCCAGCGCGCCCGAGGGCCAGCTGCTCGGCTGCGCCACGCCGACGTGCCCGGACAAGGTGCGCCAGGCCAACCCGCTGACGTACGTCGACGCGCAGGACCCGCCGATGCTCCTGCTGCACGGGCAGGCGGACAACGTCGTCCCGCACGCCCAGACGGTCATCTTCTACGACGCGCTGAAGGCCGCGTGCGTCGACACCCAGTTCTTCTCGGTCCCCGGCGCCGGCCACAGCCACGCCGACGTGACGAGCTCCTCGCGCTTCGGCCGGCAGACAGTCCGCACCGTCGAGGGTTGCCGCGAGACGGTCACGCAGGGCACGCCGAACCCGAGCTGGGACACCATCGCGGCGTTCCTCAAGGACGCGTGGGCGGGCGGCACGTCGACACCGACGCCCACCCCGACGCCGACGACCAGCCCCACGCCGAGCCCGACGGACAGCCCGACGCCGACGCCGACCTTCTCGCCGACCCCGAGCCCGACGCCGAGCCCGACGCCGACGCCCACCCCCACGCCGGGCACGGGCAACGGCTGCTCGGCGACGTACCGGGTGGTCAACGCCTGGCCCAACGGCTTCGTCTCGGAGGTGAAGGTCACGGCCGGTGGCGCGTCCCTCTCCGGCTGGCGCGTCAGCATGACGCTGCCCGGTGGTCAGGCCACGCAGGTCTGGAACGGCCAGTCGTCGGGCGGCGTCGTGTCCAACGCTCCGTGGAACGGGTCGCTGGGCGCCGGGCAGAGCACGACGTTCGGCTTCCAGGGCACCGGCAGCGGCGAGGGCGCGACGGTGTCGTGCTCGGCCTCATGA
- a CDS encoding putative F420-0 ABC transporter ATP-binding protein: MELTIAGAGTRLGGRWVVDGVDATPPAGALTGLLGPNGAGKTTLLRLVAGLLAPEAGAVLVSDPAAADPAPTLPVHTMPRRVRARHVALLEQSSDAAVPLSVREVVALGRIPYRSLWGADPDAGAVDRALGAASAEHLADRAWSTLSGGERQRVHVARALAQEPSLLLLDEPTNHLDVSAQLALLGFVRDLGVTTVAALHDLNLAAAYCEHVLVLSGGRLAAAGPPADVLTPALVREVYGVDAHVLTHPMTGRPVIAYSPTGTVDV; the protein is encoded by the coding sequence GTGGAGCTGACGATCGCGGGGGCCGGCACGCGGCTCGGCGGGCGGTGGGTGGTCGACGGCGTCGACGCGACCCCGCCGGCGGGTGCGCTCACCGGGCTGCTCGGGCCCAACGGTGCGGGCAAGACGACGCTGCTGCGGCTGGTGGCGGGGCTGCTGGCGCCGGAGGCCGGCGCGGTGCTCGTGAGCGACCCGGCCGCGGCCGACCCGGCGCCGACGCTCCCGGTGCACACGATGCCGCGGCGGGTGCGGGCCCGGCACGTGGCACTGCTGGAGCAGTCGTCGGACGCGGCGGTGCCGCTGAGCGTGCGCGAGGTCGTGGCGCTGGGGCGCATCCCGTACCGCTCGCTGTGGGGTGCCGACCCCGATGCGGGCGCGGTGGACCGGGCGCTGGGGGCGGCGTCGGCGGAGCACCTGGCGGACCGCGCGTGGTCGACGTTGTCCGGCGGTGAGCGTCAGCGTGTGCACGTGGCGAGGGCGCTGGCGCAGGAGCCGTCGCTGCTGCTGCTGGACGAGCCGACGAACCACCTCGACGTGAGCGCCCAGCTCGCACTCCTGGGCTTCGTCCGGGACCTGGGTGTGACGACGGTGGCGGCGCTGCACGACCTCAACCTCGCGGCGGCGTACTGCGAGCACGTGCTGGTGCTGTCCGGGGGCCGGCTCGCCGCCGCCGGCCCGCCCGCGGACGTGCTCACCCCCGCGCTGGTGCGCGAGGTGTACGGCGTCGACGCGCACGTCCTGACCCACCCGATGACGGGCCGTCCCGTCATCGCCTACAGCCCGACCGGGACGGTGGACGTCTGA
- a CDS encoding putative F420-0 ABC transporter substrate-binding protein yields MPRTRRPLLLAALVVPALMLAACASDAPAAPAPTAAATTAGWEPVTVDNCGTRVTFDAPPQRVVAIKSSTTEMLLALGLSDVLVGTAFADGPVPERWAADVADVPVLSEKVPGPEAVLEAEPDLVYAGWESNLSADGAGERETLAGLGIATYVSPSACKAPGYQPDPLTFDDVLDEIREVGEIFGVPDAAADVVAEQQATLDAIEPVEGVTAVWWSSGTDTPYVGAGIGAPQMLLQTAGLTNVFADVHDTWTSVGWEQVVAADPDVLVLVDSAWNSAQKKKDYLAAHPAASQLTAVREQRYAVVPFAASEAGVRNAQAAADLADAVRALGTTTED; encoded by the coding sequence ATGCCGCGCACCCGCCGTCCCCTGCTCCTCGCCGCCCTCGTCGTGCCGGCGCTCATGCTCGCCGCGTGCGCGTCGGACGCGCCCGCCGCACCCGCCCCGACCGCGGCGGCGACGACCGCAGGCTGGGAGCCCGTCACCGTCGACAACTGCGGCACCCGGGTCACGTTCGACGCGCCCCCGCAGCGCGTCGTCGCCATCAAGTCCTCGACGACCGAGATGCTGCTGGCCCTCGGCCTGTCGGACGTGCTCGTCGGCACCGCGTTCGCCGACGGCCCGGTGCCGGAGCGGTGGGCCGCCGACGTGGCCGACGTGCCCGTCCTGTCGGAGAAGGTGCCGGGCCCCGAGGCCGTCCTCGAGGCCGAGCCCGACCTGGTCTACGCCGGGTGGGAGTCGAACCTCAGCGCCGACGGCGCCGGCGAGCGCGAGACCCTCGCGGGCCTCGGCATCGCGACGTACGTCTCCCCCAGCGCCTGCAAGGCGCCCGGGTACCAGCCGGACCCGCTGACGTTCGACGACGTCCTCGACGAGATCCGCGAGGTCGGCGAGATCTTCGGCGTCCCCGACGCGGCGGCCGACGTCGTGGCCGAGCAGCAGGCGACGCTCGACGCGATCGAGCCGGTGGAGGGCGTCACCGCGGTGTGGTGGTCGTCCGGCACCGACACCCCGTACGTGGGCGCCGGCATCGGCGCACCGCAGATGCTGCTGCAGACCGCCGGGCTGACCAACGTGTTCGCCGACGTGCACGACACGTGGACGTCGGTCGGCTGGGAGCAGGTCGTCGCGGCCGACCCCGACGTCCTCGTCCTCGTGGACTCGGCGTGGAACTCCGCGCAGAAGAAGAAGGACTACCTGGCGGCGCACCCGGCCGCGTCGCAGCTCACGGCCGTGCGCGAGCAGCGGTACGCGGTCGTGCCGTTCGCGGCGAGCGAGGCCGGCGTGCGCAACGCGCAGGCCGCGGCCGACCTGGCCGACGCGGTGCGGGCGCTCGGCACGACGACCGAGGACTGA